The Flammeovirga agarivorans genome has a window encoding:
- a CDS encoding TolC family protein, with amino-acid sequence MNQTKRTSSLITLILWSCLFAVISSQAYSQSDTKKIGIGILIDGEEYRTSPFVEILKEEVTAVLGASYEVSFPDEYLISIDWDAEKGKVAYEKLIQAKEVDAIITLGVLSTLTVTEAKNFPKPTMAWGVVDPITQGIHMTPEGTTNISNFTFVQTSSNLKYDLNTFKEACNISNVAIVIDEYIFNVYQERKPIDPIIKEAGLKGKVIKGKDSVTEILAEIDTSFDAVYLSHLFKLKDEQIKVLNDSLVNRGLLVYSTDGKKGVENGALIGTITEDRYNIIARRFALNFESIFDGDANAKDLPVIINYESKIVLNASVSQKLDYLPKWETIFNADWVYDQSEKQTTVSLEHVIEEAIENNLSYQASTYGTLSGDEIRRLANSALMPSIEASVGATLIDQPTASRSFGTRAERQAFANAELQQIIYSERVFANAKVQRFLQDARVAGNEQVLYDVVYQTAIAYYNLLFARTQVNITKKYLESTKRNLEIAEMRENVGYSGSSDVYRWKSNLAKAEQQLIDANIFERQQMLVMNSILNREMKESIMVKDVDLTDGIYGGLATDGMAYLVEDPISLLIVSEYIVDKALIQRPVVQQYSAQLLALERQRKADSRNRFIPEVALSGGYNRVLARGGIGSESQSLNGVEIDPLDQNWNISVVARIPLFSGFEKQRTYQKARYDQLQTQSLLDQTKVDVEREVRSAVLDLASTSTNITNSREAMEAAQKNYEIVRDNYSKGRVSIIELIDAQNNAFESEQQASNAVYQFLEASMSIQRSVGNFSLLQTDEEREQINQEITELYQNQIRK; translated from the coding sequence ATGAATCAAACAAAAAGAACATCATCCTTAATAACACTAATATTATGGAGTTGCCTATTTGCTGTAATAAGTAGTCAGGCTTATTCTCAGTCAGATACGAAAAAAATAGGCATAGGAATACTAATTGATGGGGAAGAATACCGAACCTCTCCATTTGTTGAGATTCTTAAAGAGGAAGTCACTGCTGTCTTAGGAGCTAGTTATGAAGTTTCATTTCCCGATGAGTATTTGATCAGTATAGATTGGGATGCAGAAAAAGGTAAAGTAGCTTATGAGAAATTAATTCAAGCTAAAGAAGTAGATGCGATTATTACCTTGGGTGTACTTAGTACATTGACTGTAACTGAGGCGAAAAATTTTCCAAAGCCAACAATGGCTTGGGGAGTGGTTGATCCAATTACACAAGGTATACACATGACACCAGAAGGGACAACTAATATTTCAAACTTTACTTTCGTACAAACCAGTTCCAACCTAAAGTATGATTTAAATACTTTTAAAGAGGCTTGTAATATATCGAATGTCGCCATTGTTATTGATGAGTACATTTTTAATGTATACCAAGAACGTAAGCCTATCGATCCTATTATTAAAGAAGCAGGTTTAAAAGGAAAAGTAATTAAAGGAAAAGATAGTGTAACCGAAATTCTAGCAGAAATCGATACTTCCTTCGATGCTGTTTATCTATCGCACCTTTTCAAACTTAAGGATGAGCAAATCAAGGTCTTAAATGATTCATTAGTAAATAGAGGATTATTGGTGTATTCTACAGATGGTAAAAAAGGCGTAGAAAATGGTGCTTTAATCGGAACGATCACCGAAGATCGTTACAATATTATAGCTAGGCGTTTTGCTTTAAATTTTGAATCCATTTTTGATGGAGATGCCAACGCGAAAGACCTTCCAGTCATCATTAACTATGAAAGTAAGATTGTATTGAATGCTTCTGTATCACAAAAGCTTGATTACCTTCCAAAGTGGGAAACAATCTTTAATGCAGATTGGGTCTATGATCAATCAGAAAAGCAGACCACAGTATCTTTAGAACATGTAATTGAAGAAGCCATTGAGAATAATTTAAGTTACCAAGCTTCTACATACGGTACACTTTCAGGAGATGAAATAAGAAGGTTGGCCAATTCGGCACTAATGCCTTCTATTGAAGCGAGTGTCGGAGCAACGTTAATTGACCAACCTACAGCATCAAGATCATTTGGTACAAGAGCTGAAAGACAAGCTTTTGCCAATGCTGAGTTACAACAAATCATCTATTCTGAACGTGTATTTGCCAATGCAAAAGTGCAACGTTTTTTACAAGACGCAAGGGTAGCTGGAAATGAACAAGTTTTATATGATGTGGTCTATCAAACGGCAATAGCGTATTACAATTTATTATTTGCTAGAACTCAGGTAAATATCACAAAGAAATATTTAGAGTCTACCAAGCGAAACCTTGAGATCGCTGAGATGAGAGAGAATGTGGGTTACTCTGGAAGCTCAGACGTTTACCGTTGGAAATCAAATCTTGCAAAAGCAGAACAACAGTTGATTGATGCCAATATTTTTGAACGCCAACAAATGCTCGTTATGAATTCAATACTCAACAGAGAAATGAAAGAGAGTATTATGGTAAAAGATGTTGACTTGACAGATGGTATCTATGGAGGACTAGCTACCGATGGTATGGCTTATTTAGTTGAAGATCCGATCTCACTTTTAATTGTTTCAGAATATATTGTGGACAAAGCTCTTATACAGCGACCTGTTGTACAACAATATAGTGCTCAACTTTTAGCTTTGGAACGTCAAAGAAAAGCGGATAGTAGAAATCGTTTTATTCCTGAAGTAGCATTGAGTGGTGGGTACAATCGAGTACTCGCAAGAGGAGGAATCGGTTCTGAATCTCAATCTTTAAATGGAGTAGAAATTGATCCTTTAGACCAAAACTGGAATATATCTGTAGTGGCTCGTATTCCATTATTCTCTGGTTTTGAGAAGCAACGTACCTACCAAAAAGCAAGATATGACCAACTTCAGACGCAATCTTTACTTGATCAGACCAAAGTGGATGTAGAAAGAGAAGTCAGAAGTGCGGTATTGGATTTAGCATCCACCTCAACCAATATCACTAACTCACGAGAAGCCATGGAGGCCGCTCAGAAAAACTATGAGATTGTTCGAGACAACTATTCTAAAGGAAGAGTGTCTATTATTGAGTTGATTGATGCACAGAATAATGCTTTTGAATCGGAACAACAGGCCTCAAATGCTGTTTATCAATTTTTAGAAGCATCAATGTCAATTCAACGCTCGGTAGGTAATTTCTCTTTATTACAGACAGATGAAGAAAGAGAACAGATCAATCAAGAAATCACTGAGTTATATCAGAATCAAATCAGAAAATAG
- a CDS encoding protoglobin domain-containing protein: MDDFTRNAQQLCELYGITEQDTNYIHQLKDTALKALPGMIESWYNWLKSTPEFFEYFADTNTLERVQRMQLGFWEQFFDADIDGDYVKSRRKVGEVHARIGLSQEIYLAGVDHFLSLFVEMLGTLDWSHSDLNLARRALNKMVHMDMTIIVQSYENIVNQKITAQSKTLMAMSTPVTQIWDGILLLPVVGLIDSRRAQDIMDNTLDQISNHNAQSFILDISGVAVVDTAVANHLIKITKATRLMGCECIISGLSPAVAQTIVELGIDVGTIKTTSNLKAAIQIAFNKLNMKIVKQ; this comes from the coding sequence ATGGACGATTTTACTAGAAATGCACAGCAACTCTGTGAGCTATACGGCATTACAGAGCAAGACACAAATTATATTCATCAGCTTAAAGATACTGCGCTTAAGGCTTTACCTGGAATGATAGAAAGTTGGTATAATTGGTTGAAGTCTACCCCAGAATTTTTTGAATACTTTGCAGATACTAATACTCTTGAAAGAGTACAAAGGATGCAGTTGGGCTTTTGGGAACAATTTTTTGATGCAGATATTGATGGTGATTATGTGAAATCCAGAAGGAAAGTAGGCGAAGTACATGCCCGTATTGGCCTATCACAAGAAATTTATCTTGCTGGAGTAGATCACTTCCTAAGTCTTTTTGTTGAGATGTTAGGTACATTAGATTGGTCACATTCTGATTTAAACTTGGCAAGGAGAGCACTGAATAAAATGGTACATATGGATATGACTATCATTGTTCAGAGTTATGAGAATATTGTCAATCAAAAAATTACAGCACAGAGTAAAACTTTAATGGCCATGTCGACTCCAGTAACACAAATCTGGGATGGCATTCTTTTACTGCCTGTAGTTGGTTTAATTGATTCAAGAAGAGCTCAAGACATTATGGATAATACATTGGATCAGATTTCCAATCATAATGCACAGAGCTTTATTTTAGATATTTCGGGTGTTGCAGTGGTGGATACAGCTGTTGCTAATCACTTAATTAAAATTACTAAGGCAACTCGTTTAATGGGGTGTGAATGTATTATTTCTGGTTTATCGCCAGCAGTAGCACAGACTATTGTTGAGTTGGGTATTGATGTTGGAACTATAAAAACGACATCAAACCTTAAAGCAGCCATTCAGATTGCATTCAATAAGTTGAATATGAAAATTGTAAAGCAATAA
- a CDS encoding STAS domain-containing protein, translating to MDQWVKSSIPLQMHRGCIIASFQLDLDEKNLKLFRQELLSSIVEHNNLKGIIFDLSGLEIIDLVDFQGIKSIISMIKLTGFETVISGLKPAVVSSLILMDADVDDLNAALNLDEAYVILDNINRLKL from the coding sequence ATGGATCAGTGGGTGAAATCTAGTATCCCTCTTCAAATGCATAGAGGTTGTATCATCGCTTCCTTTCAATTAGATCTGGATGAAAAAAACTTAAAGTTATTCCGGCAGGAACTGTTGAGCTCAATTGTTGAACATAATAACTTAAAAGGAATCATCTTCGATTTATCTGGATTGGAAATTATAGACCTTGTAGATTTTCAAGGGATTAAAAGCATTATTTCAATGATCAAATTAACTGGTTTTGAAACGGTTATTTCTGGCTTAAAACCTGCTGTAGTTTCATCATTGATTTTAATGGATGCAGATGTTGATGATCTCAATGCAGCACTTAATTTAGATGAAGCTTATGTTATCTTGGACAATATTAATCGTCTGAAATTATGA
- a CDS encoding ATP-binding protein: MTISIQSENDIHYAQHEVISFAKSLGFATLDCTKISIIISELAQNILKYVGKGFVRFSKRRMLHREGILIEAIDKGKGISNVNVALKDSFSTGGTLGLGLPGIKRIADILEIESSEEDGTHIKVTYWIKK; this comes from the coding sequence ATGACTATTAGTATCCAATCCGAAAATGACATACATTATGCACAACATGAGGTGATTAGCTTTGCTAAATCATTAGGCTTTGCTACTTTAGATTGTACCAAAATCTCTATCATTATTTCTGAGTTAGCACAAAATATTCTGAAATATGTGGGTAAAGGTTTTGTACGTTTTTCCAAAAGAAGAATGCTACATCGAGAAGGAATTCTTATTGAAGCTATTGACAAAGGAAAGGGTATATCCAATGTAAATGTGGCATTAAAAGACAGTTTTTCTACTGGCGGAACTCTTGGTCTAGGGCTTCCAGGAATTAAACGTATTGCAGATATTTTAGAAATAGAATCTTCAGAAGAAGACGGAACTCATATAAAAGTAACATATTGGATAAAGAAATAA
- a CDS encoding SpoIIE family protein phosphatase, with the protein MDKEITIEVGAYSLPIVGEKANGDCVFHHTTPDFTFLCVIDGIGHGYRASVISKKLCEYIKTHLQRDIQSLIANAHEYMLGEEGAVIGIGIIENQELTYGSLGNISCRVINEEGNSTLLTTDGLLGVRKRTIKIDKKTLSKGDLILIHSDGVNGSLSYQENINYHLFSSEILSKKIIKQWGSLYDDASVICVKVK; encoded by the coding sequence TTGGATAAAGAAATAACTATAGAAGTGGGCGCCTACTCCCTTCCGATTGTTGGGGAAAAGGCAAATGGAGATTGTGTGTTCCATCATACCACTCCTGATTTTACTTTTTTATGTGTAATTGATGGCATTGGCCATGGTTATAGAGCTTCTGTTATATCAAAGAAACTTTGTGAGTATATAAAAACTCATCTCCAAAGAGATATTCAATCGTTAATTGCTAATGCCCACGAATATATGTTGGGAGAAGAAGGTGCTGTAATTGGTATTGGCATTATTGAAAATCAAGAACTTACTTATGGATCATTAGGCAATATCTCATGTAGAGTAATTAATGAAGAAGGCAACTCTACATTGTTAACTACAGATGGTCTATTGGGAGTAAGGAAACGAACGATTAAAATTGATAAAAAGACTTTATCCAAAGGAGATCTAATATTGATACATAGTGATGGTGTAAACGGAAGTTTATCTTATCAAGAAAATATAAATTACCATCTTTTTTCAAGTGAAATTCTATCGAAGAAAATCATTAAACAATGGGGATCCTTGTATGATGATGCCTCTGTGATTTGTGTAAAAGTGAAGTGA
- a CDS encoding ATP-binding SpoIIE family protein phosphatase, with amino-acid sequence MSRILGNDHVHAVKIATIISSYLRSLLNNHDLLMLKSSYSMNNNHGRAFHIEITDPSTPITTMPPPIDVHFFRIAMNSGKIIMNIVREFPLGALNSIAEIFNEKSRDELLDELKVKNQDLEMSYHNLKKAKDDNARMESELSVGRNIQMSMLPKNFLKNDYVSLFADLIPAREVGGDFYDFQLINGNYLYIVVGDVSDKGVPAALLMAMTKSLLKSAAITELSTAKIITHVNNQIVSENKNNMFVTIFLGMLDLKSGELTYTNAGHNPSIVIKENGITKLTERHGPIVGAIRGLSYKEKTIQLSPNDVIFAYTDGVTEARNGHKEFYTDEKLDEFCRNVEIDSVKGLVEKTIESVREFEDGHEQADDITVMCVKYKDTMPPTFEKRIGKSLNDKILITNELNQFIEQNNIPEIVGQKVQIILDELLSNMVKYAFDKVRQPDIKIKIIQEDNQLRIKISDNGIEFNPFILETPNTQLPLEEREQGGLGVHIVKSLANEYVYERSQDRNEITLIKTFTD; translated from the coding sequence ATGTCTCGAATACTGGGAAATGACCATGTACATGCTGTAAAAATTGCAACAATTATCTCCTCTTACCTAAGATCTTTACTGAATAACCACGATTTACTTATGCTAAAGAGTAGTTATTCGATGAACAATAATCATGGTAGAGCTTTTCATATAGAAATTACAGATCCTTCTACTCCGATTACTACGATGCCTCCTCCTATTGATGTGCATTTCTTTAGAATTGCCATGAATTCAGGAAAGATTATTATGAACATCGTTCGAGAGTTTCCACTTGGGGCATTAAATAGCATAGCAGAAATTTTTAATGAGAAATCTAGAGATGAACTTTTAGATGAACTAAAAGTAAAAAATCAGGATCTAGAAATGTCTTATCATAACCTCAAAAAAGCAAAGGATGATAATGCAAGGATGGAAAGTGAACTATCTGTAGGACGTAATATTCAGATGAGCATGCTACCTAAGAATTTCTTGAAAAACGACTATGTCTCTTTATTCGCTGATCTAATTCCAGCTCGAGAAGTGGGTGGCGATTTTTATGATTTTCAGCTGATTAATGGCAATTATTTGTATATCGTTGTTGGTGATGTTTCTGATAAGGGAGTTCCTGCTGCTTTACTAATGGCGATGACTAAATCGTTATTAAAGAGTGCTGCCATAACCGAATTATCAACCGCTAAGATTATTACACATGTGAATAATCAGATAGTCTCGGAGAACAAAAATAATATGTTTGTTACGATTTTCTTAGGTATGTTGGATCTGAAAAGTGGTGAGTTAACATACACCAATGCAGGACATAATCCATCAATTGTTATTAAAGAAAATGGTATTACAAAATTAACAGAACGACATGGCCCTATTGTGGGTGCAATCAGAGGATTATCATATAAAGAGAAAACTATACAATTGTCTCCTAATGATGTTATCTTTGCATATACCGACGGGGTGACAGAAGCTAGAAATGGCCATAAAGAATTTTATACAGACGAAAAGCTCGATGAGTTTTGTAGAAATGTAGAGATTGATTCTGTAAAAGGATTAGTTGAAAAAACAATCGAGTCTGTACGAGAATTTGAAGATGGTCATGAACAAGCGGATGATATTACGGTAATGTGTGTGAAATATAAGGACACAATGCCTCCCACCTTCGAAAAGAGGATTGGAAAATCTTTAAACGATAAGATACTTATCACCAATGAACTGAATCAGTTTATTGAGCAAAATAATATACCTGAAATTGTTGGGCAAAAAGTCCAAATCATTTTAGATGAATTATTAAGTAATATGGTGAAATATGCCTTTGATAAAGTCAGGCAACCCGATATAAAAATTAAAATTATCCAGGAAGATAACCAGCTTAGGATAAAAATAAGTGACAATGGAATAGAGTTCAATCCATTTATACTGGAAACTCCAAATACTCAATTGCCACTTGAAGAAAGAGAACAAGGCGGACTTGGTGTTCATATCGTTAAGAGTTTAGCGAATGAATATGTTTATGAACGTTCTCAGGACAGAAACGAAATAACATTGATAAAAACATTTACAGACTGA
- a CDS encoding STAS domain-containing protein: MDITQEKIKDMEVLTPQGFIDASNSPILEEKIVKMINDEGKDKIILDLKNVSYMSSSGLRVFLSASKNMQAKDGIFRVCNANDVVSEILTVSGFDMIVDIRKTIEEALEG; encoded by the coding sequence ATGGATATTACTCAAGAAAAAATTAAAGATATGGAGGTGTTAACACCTCAAGGATTTATTGATGCAAGTAACTCCCCTATCCTTGAAGAAAAGATTGTAAAAATGATCAATGATGAAGGAAAGGATAAAATTATTCTGGATCTTAAAAACGTGTCGTATATGAGTAGCTCAGGTTTACGAGTATTTCTTTCGGCATCAAAAAATATGCAAGCCAAAGACGGTATCTTTAGAGTGTGTAATGCCAATGATGTTGTCTCTGAAATTCTTACAGTTTCAGGATTTGATATGATTGTTGATATTAGAAAAACAATTGAAGAAGCACTAGAAGGCTAA